A genome region from Catenulispora sp. MAP5-51 includes the following:
- a CDS encoding glycosyltransferase family 39 protein — protein sequence MTAQSDELAEVPIPRRAASGTAAPAQHASQARPGPRWLTNALAHRWLLAAIAVGVVVPVILAAATGSLSIPHNDGWSYSKIAQVFARTGHIRLLGWNRSPLMGQFVILGPLAAHVSVQQLSVAAFAVVALVSVYDLLRPSIGLRNAGITTFVLALWPGFGLMSTSFMTDVPSLAAMFLCLALGRRALERDSVLLFALSLLSGYWGTTIRDQSLAAPAVVVLYALWTFRSRTKLKLWIVLAGAAVFGVAYEAFNAWFTALPNNDPPTYQLVPGLMDTTTSSILRSYFTIALVAAPVVFWMARPMRWRLSARLTALGTALAALMLLHDNHTDTFFPGGSGNTGVYLAPSGSYAGTVIDGYSRVVLSNPVWWALIGLAIVSGALLAGLLVHKALGSDRLVGAFALVYSAGTLWALLEGQRLFDRYSLPLLPCLLAIALRPDPAAPGRPRGLPATGTERLSGLIRGTAGAVAGVALGVLAFALMTSALIGDSQRWKLDTRLTAEGTPAMRVDGGLEWVGWHASQGVTNRYPPPEDKPEGFFTNVQPCYVVTAVAETGKLAPGWQLSQTVEYRQFLVAGTTRLWIYATHASGCRY from the coding sequence ATGACCGCGCAGAGCGATGAGCTGGCCGAGGTACCGATACCTCGGCGTGCAGCGTCTGGAACAGCGGCACCGGCGCAGCACGCTTCCCAGGCCCGGCCCGGGCCCCGTTGGCTCACGAACGCGCTGGCGCATCGCTGGCTCCTGGCGGCGATCGCCGTCGGTGTCGTCGTCCCGGTGATCCTCGCCGCGGCGACCGGCAGCCTCTCGATCCCGCACAACGACGGATGGTCGTACAGCAAGATCGCCCAGGTCTTCGCGCGGACCGGGCATATCAGGCTTCTCGGCTGGAACCGGTCCCCGCTGATGGGGCAGTTCGTCATCCTGGGACCGCTGGCGGCCCATGTGTCCGTCCAGCAGTTGTCCGTCGCGGCATTCGCCGTGGTGGCGCTGGTGTCCGTGTACGACCTGCTGCGTCCCTCGATCGGGCTGCGGAACGCCGGGATCACGACGTTCGTCCTGGCTCTGTGGCCCGGCTTCGGGCTGATGTCCACGTCCTTCATGACGGACGTCCCCTCGCTGGCGGCGATGTTCCTGTGCCTGGCCCTCGGCCGCCGGGCCCTGGAGCGCGATTCGGTTCTCCTGTTCGCGCTGTCCCTGCTGTCCGGCTACTGGGGGACGACGATCCGGGACCAGTCCTTGGCCGCGCCCGCTGTCGTGGTGCTCTACGCGCTGTGGACCTTCCGCTCCCGCACGAAGCTGAAGCTGTGGATCGTCCTGGCCGGAGCGGCCGTGTTCGGCGTCGCCTACGAGGCCTTCAACGCCTGGTTCACAGCGCTTCCGAACAACGATCCGCCCACGTACCAGCTGGTGCCGGGGCTCATGGACACGACCACCTCCTCGATTCTGCGCTCCTACTTCACGATCGCGCTGGTCGCCGCCCCGGTCGTCTTCTGGATGGCCCGGCCGATGCGCTGGCGGCTGTCGGCCAGGTTGACCGCGCTGGGTACGGCGCTGGCGGCGTTGATGCTCCTGCACGACAACCACACGGACACGTTCTTCCCGGGAGGCTCCGGCAACACCGGCGTCTATTTGGCGCCCAGCGGGTCCTACGCCGGCACGGTGATCGACGGCTACTCGCGCGTCGTCCTCTCGAACCCGGTCTGGTGGGCGCTGATCGGACTCGCGATCGTTTCCGGCGCGCTGTTGGCCGGGCTGCTGGTCCACAAAGCCCTGGGCAGCGACCGGCTCGTCGGGGCCTTCGCCCTGGTGTACTCGGCGGGGACCCTGTGGGCCCTGCTAGAAGGCCAGCGCTTGTTCGACCGGTACTCGCTTCCTCTATTGCCTTGCCTCCTGGCCATCGCACTACGGCCGGATCCCGCAGCGCCGGGACGGCCGCGCGGCCTGCCCGCGACAGGCACGGAGCGACTGTCCGGGCTGATACGCGGGACCGCCGGGGCCGTCGCAGGCGTGGCTCTCGGGGTCCTGGCGTTCGCGCTCATGACCAGCGCCCTGATCGGCGACTCACAACGGTGGAAACTCGACACCCGCCTGACCGCCGAGGGCACGCCCGCGATGCGGGTCGACGGCGGACTCGAGTGGGTGGGCTGGCACGCCTCCCAAGGCGTGACCAACAGGTATCCTCCGCCCGAGGACAAGCCGGAAGGCTTCTTCACCAACGTCCAGCCGTGTTACGTCGTGACCGCCGTCGCGGAGACCGGGAAACTCGCACCGGGCTGGCAGCTCTCGCAGACAGTGGAATACCGGCAGTTCCTGGTGGCGGGGACCACTCGCCTGTGGATCTATGCCACGCACGCCTCGGGGTGCCGGTACTAA
- a CDS encoding carboxylate--amine ligase, giving the protein MSVRASVGADTATDAVLLKLDRNVFHHGGLGVIRSLGRLGIRVHAMREDRFAPAGASRYARRTVSPMPDCAAPDDVLDQLDRLADRLPGPALLVTTDDAGAILLAEHGDKLRPRYLFPAPPADLPRRAAGKATLAEICRVAGVPHPATTVPVDAAEAAAFADLHGYPVVAKVNRPWSADKSVGLQSTTIVRGRDEMLTLVEQARRATGDGPDTGLLLQEYLAPAPAGTRQDWFFHGYFDASSKCMFGHTGTKERSFPVHAGLTTYGTWAPNERLRAEAVALLSGLGYQGIVDLDYRWDPRDDSYRLLDFNPRLGAQFRLFQDSAGIDAVRAMHLDLTGRGFTPGDAVPGRSLLVENYDPIAARILRREGELSLRSWLRSARAADEAAWFARDDLAPFFLAGARTLWQAASNRLRR; this is encoded by the coding sequence ATGTCAGTGAGAGCGTCGGTGGGCGCGGACACCGCTACCGACGCTGTCCTGCTCAAGCTCGACCGGAACGTCTTCCACCACGGCGGACTCGGGGTGATCCGCAGTCTGGGACGACTGGGGATCCGGGTCCACGCCATGCGCGAGGACCGGTTCGCACCGGCCGGCGCGTCCCGCTACGCGCGCCGGACGGTGTCGCCGATGCCGGACTGCGCCGCTCCCGACGACGTGCTCGACCAGCTGGACCGGCTCGCCGACCGGCTGCCGGGCCCGGCCCTGCTGGTCACCACCGACGACGCCGGCGCGATCCTGCTGGCCGAGCACGGCGACAAGCTGCGGCCCCGGTACCTGTTCCCCGCCCCGCCGGCCGACCTGCCGCGGCGGGCCGCCGGGAAGGCGACGCTCGCGGAGATCTGCCGCGTCGCCGGCGTGCCGCATCCGGCCACGACGGTTCCGGTGGACGCCGCCGAGGCCGCGGCCTTCGCCGACCTACACGGGTATCCGGTCGTCGCCAAGGTGAACCGCCCCTGGTCGGCCGACAAATCGGTGGGGCTGCAGAGCACGACGATCGTCCGTGGCAGGGACGAGATGCTCACCCTTGTCGAGCAGGCTCGCCGGGCGACCGGCGACGGCCCGGACACCGGCCTGCTGCTCCAGGAATACCTCGCGCCCGCACCGGCCGGCACGCGCCAGGACTGGTTCTTCCACGGCTACTTCGACGCGAGCTCGAAGTGCATGTTCGGGCACACCGGGACCAAGGAGCGCTCCTTCCCGGTCCACGCGGGCCTGACCACCTACGGCACGTGGGCGCCGAACGAGCGGCTGCGCGCGGAGGCGGTCGCGCTGCTGTCCGGGCTGGGCTACCAGGGGATCGTCGACCTCGACTACCGGTGGGATCCGCGGGACGACAGCTACCGGCTGCTGGACTTCAACCCCCGGCTGGGCGCCCAGTTCCGGCTGTTCCAGGACTCCGCCGGCATCGACGCGGTCCGGGCCATGCACCTGGACCTCACCGGGCGCGGATTCACGCCGGGGGACGCGGTGCCCGGTCGGAGCTTGTTGGTCGAGAACTACGACCCGATCGCCGCCCGGATCCTCCGGCGGGAGGGGGAGCTCTCCCTGCGCTCTTGGCTGCGCTCCGCGCGCGCCGCGGACGAGGCGGCCTGGTTCGCTCGGGACGATCTCGCCCCGTTCTTCCTGGCCGGCGCCCGGACGCTGTGGCAGGCCGCGTCGAACCGGCTGCGTCGGTAA
- a CDS encoding glycosyltransferase family 4 protein, with amino-acid sequence MRILHIVNLGFEAGGAEKFVRMLRDGQTARGHEVRVVALDAPSGNRTVFADELLPPVGGGPAGKLAGFLWHRQAYRGLRRIMREFRPDCVHLHTVGGFSPAVFPVTRGAVRILTIHGPEDWTRKLLRWQIADNAGRIPLGALPRYLHLRFLMRPAYLLAGLRRIDGFAAPSRFVAELVRADAGRVPVRVIPHAVDRVFAPSPVSEVWQAAYVGRISPLKGADVLLEAFAILARTQPKARLVVVGDGPDRERLQARAADLVAAGTVEFRGWLSPAEVAECLRGSALLAVPSTTPEIFGLTALEALAQGRPLVASRIGALPELVGPDNGVLVAPGDPAALAEALAGLVGDAEQLARLGEASARRAEAFSLDRCLDDYESWYRQLLADRGRQ; translated from the coding sequence GTGAGAATTCTGCACATCGTCAACCTGGGCTTCGAGGCCGGGGGCGCGGAGAAGTTCGTCCGCATGCTCCGGGACGGCCAGACCGCCCGGGGCCACGAGGTTCGGGTGGTGGCGCTCGATGCGCCCTCGGGCAACCGGACCGTGTTCGCCGACGAACTGCTGCCCCCGGTGGGCGGCGGGCCGGCCGGCAAGCTGGCCGGGTTCCTCTGGCATCGCCAGGCCTACCGCGGGCTGCGGCGCATCATGCGGGAGTTCCGGCCGGACTGCGTGCACCTGCACACCGTCGGCGGGTTCAGCCCGGCCGTGTTCCCCGTGACCCGCGGCGCCGTGCGCATCCTCACCATCCACGGCCCCGAGGACTGGACCCGCAAGCTGCTGCGCTGGCAGATCGCCGACAACGCCGGCCGGATCCCGCTCGGCGCGCTGCCCCGCTACCTGCATCTGCGCTTCCTGATGCGGCCCGCCTACCTGCTGGCCGGGCTGCGCCGGATCGACGGCTTCGCGGCCCCGAGCCGGTTCGTCGCCGAGCTGGTCCGGGCCGACGCCGGCCGGGTGCCGGTCCGGGTGATCCCGCACGCCGTGGACCGGGTCTTCGCCCCGTCCCCGGTCTCGGAGGTGTGGCAGGCCGCCTACGTGGGCCGGATCAGCCCTCTGAAGGGGGCGGACGTCCTGCTGGAAGCGTTCGCCATCCTGGCCCGCACGCAGCCCAAGGCCCGGCTGGTGGTGGTCGGCGACGGCCCGGACCGCGAACGCCTGCAGGCCCGGGCCGCCGACCTGGTGGCGGCCGGCACGGTCGAGTTCCGCGGCTGGCTGAGCCCGGCGGAGGTCGCCGAGTGCCTGCGGGGATCGGCGCTGCTGGCCGTGCCCTCGACCACTCCCGAGATCTTCGGGCTGACCGCCCTGGAGGCGCTGGCCCAGGGCCGGCCCCTGGTCGCCAGCCGGATCGGGGCGCTGCCGGAGCTGGTCGGGCCGGACAACGGCGTGCTCGTCGCCCCCGGCGACCCGGCCGCGCTGGCCGAGGCACTGGCCGGGCTCGTCGGCGACGCCGAGCAGCTGGCACGGTTGGGCGAGGCCTCCGCGCGGCGCGCCGAGGCGTTCAGTCTGGATCGGTGCCTGGACGACTACGAGTCCTGGTACCGGCAGCTTCTCGCGGACCGCGGTCGTCAGTAG
- a CDS encoding DUF5937 family protein → MIRYEVGTEDLLHSRFAISPAFELDSLLRRLDRGGRLPVASAARLRPAFESLRRHTELDAVLALQAGWIGADFVAPPPAGLAQTWEDDLATIRATPPAQARAEIVTCLAARPTADPRVLALLDAPDAVSRLADALDHAWRALMAPDWLQLRALCERDVVHRAGVLGRAGWAAAIADLHTSVRWHDDGIEVSGMGSDQKVIPLAGSGLLLVPSAFNWPNAATYTSGEWPKTLIYPARGIAVLWESPAPPEPDALADLIGRSRARILLALESPAGTTHLARSLGMATGAVGDHLAVMRRAGLVDRARDGRVVLYARTAIGEALAASALTV, encoded by the coding sequence GTGATCCGCTACGAGGTCGGCACCGAGGACCTGCTCCACAGCCGCTTCGCCATCTCCCCGGCGTTCGAGCTGGATTCGCTGCTGCGCCGCCTCGACCGCGGCGGGCGTCTGCCGGTGGCCTCGGCGGCCCGGCTGCGCCCGGCCTTCGAAAGCCTTCGCCGCCACACCGAGTTGGACGCGGTCCTGGCGCTCCAGGCCGGGTGGATCGGCGCGGACTTCGTCGCCCCTCCCCCGGCCGGTCTGGCCCAGACCTGGGAGGACGATCTCGCGACGATCAGAGCGACCCCGCCGGCCCAGGCGCGGGCCGAGATCGTGACGTGCCTGGCCGCACGTCCCACCGCCGATCCGCGGGTGCTGGCCCTGCTCGACGCCCCCGACGCGGTCTCCCGCCTGGCCGACGCGCTGGACCACGCGTGGCGCGCGCTCATGGCGCCGGACTGGCTCCAGCTGCGCGCGCTCTGCGAACGCGACGTCGTGCACCGCGCGGGCGTCCTGGGCCGGGCCGGCTGGGCCGCCGCCATCGCCGACCTGCACACCTCGGTGCGCTGGCACGACGACGGCATCGAGGTGTCCGGCATGGGATCCGACCAGAAGGTGATCCCGCTGGCCGGCAGCGGCCTGCTCCTGGTCCCCTCGGCGTTCAACTGGCCGAACGCCGCCACCTACACCTCCGGCGAGTGGCCCAAGACCCTGATCTACCCGGCTCGGGGAATCGCAGTGCTCTGGGAAAGCCCGGCACCGCCGGAGCCGGACGCCCTCGCCGACCTGATCGGGCGGAGCCGCGCGCGCATTCTGCTCGCCCTGGAGAGCCCGGCCGGCACGACGCACCTGGCCCGCAGCCTGGGCATGGCGACCGGTGCGGTCGGCGACCACCTGGCCGTGATGCGCCGCGCCGGGCTCGTGGACCGGGCCCGCGACGGCCGCGTGGTGCTCTACGCGCGGACGGCGATCGGGGAGGCCCTGGCCGCTTCAGCGCTTACGGTGTGA
- a CDS encoding zinc-binding dehydrogenase: protein MRVVVIERFGDPSGMAVCDSAEPKPAAGQVAVRTEAIGVGGVDAVIRRGTLGGWGFAEGLIPGSEVAGVVTALGEGVDPAWLGRRVWAFTGTGGGYAELVVVGLDALAVLPDKLSSVDAVTLGSSGPVAHFALAHAHFTAGESVLIRGAAGSIGIAAVELASRGGASTVAVTTSSAERGQRLRELGATLVLDRAGHGEHGEHGEHGEHGDSGPFDVIIDIVGGAAIPAFIDRLAPNGRMVVVGVVAGMPPEDFGMSLIRAFQQSRSFATFSLDTIPMAARRAVLAEQFDDAAAGRLHPVVHEVLGLDQAAEAHRRMDEGTVFGRIVLTP, encoded by the coding sequence ATGCGCGTGGTCGTGATCGAGCGGTTCGGTGACCCGTCCGGGATGGCGGTGTGCGACAGCGCCGAACCGAAGCCGGCCGCCGGACAGGTGGCGGTGAGGACCGAGGCGATCGGGGTCGGCGGGGTCGATGCCGTGATCCGGCGCGGAACGCTCGGCGGCTGGGGCTTCGCCGAGGGGCTGATCCCGGGCAGCGAGGTCGCCGGGGTGGTGACCGCGCTCGGGGAGGGGGTCGATCCGGCGTGGCTCGGGCGGCGCGTGTGGGCGTTCACCGGGACCGGCGGAGGCTACGCGGAGCTGGTCGTCGTCGGTCTCGACGCGCTCGCCGTGTTGCCCGACAAGCTCTCCTCGGTCGACGCCGTCACCCTCGGCTCCTCGGGTCCGGTCGCCCACTTCGCGCTCGCGCACGCGCACTTCACCGCGGGCGAATCAGTCCTCATACGCGGTGCCGCGGGCAGTATCGGCATCGCGGCCGTGGAACTCGCCTCCCGGGGCGGCGCGAGCACTGTCGCGGTCACCACGTCGTCCGCCGAGCGCGGGCAACGGCTTCGGGAACTGGGCGCGACGCTCGTCCTGGATCGCGCCGGACATGGTGAACACGGCGAGCACGGCGAGCACGGCGAGCACGGTGACTCAGGCCCCTTCGACGTCATCATCGACATCGTCGGCGGAGCCGCCATCCCGGCCTTCATCGATCGGCTCGCACCCAACGGGCGCATGGTCGTCGTCGGCGTGGTGGCCGGTATGCCGCCCGAGGACTTCGGGATGTCCCTGATCCGGGCCTTCCAGCAGTCGCGCTCGTTCGCGACCTTCAGCCTGGACACGATCCCGATGGCCGCGCGCAGGGCGGTCCTGGCTGAGCAGTTCGACGATGCCGCGGCCGGCCGCCTGCACCCCGTCGTGCACGAGGTGCTCGGCCTGGATCAGGCTGCTGAGGCGCACCGCCGGATGGACGAAGGCACGGTCTTCGGCCGCATCGTCCTCACACCGTAA
- a CDS encoding NAD(P)-binding domain-containing protein: MTGTEILDTAVVGAGPYGLSVAAHATARGSRTRVFGTPMKAWAEHMPMGMKLKSEPWASHLSDPRDRFTLREYCRLEGLPYEHGVPTPVETFVDYGRWFQRQAVPDLHECDVRRVDREGREFALELADGSSVRSRSVVLAAGFLPFPRMPEALVGLTAPQVLHSSAVNDLAAYDGKQVTVVGGGQAAIEIAVLLDEAGADVTLVARTGALRWNSLPGPLPATLWERVRRPESGLGPGYYNKVLSDLQVVFRRMPKDYRMEVVRKTLGPEGSWWIRDRFEKSFDAEHARTGTRITAARPQGDRLVLELSGGRELEVDHVIAATGFEVEVRRLTVLGDELRGAVRGLRGPDGPPELGARFDSSVPGLHMVGLAAAATFGPSMRFVCGAAFAARTVAPRLPR, from the coding sequence ATGACAGGTACAGAGATCCTGGACACCGCAGTGGTGGGGGCCGGGCCTTATGGTCTGTCGGTGGCGGCGCACGCCACGGCGCGCGGCTCGCGCACCCGGGTGTTCGGTACCCCGATGAAGGCCTGGGCCGAGCACATGCCGATGGGCATGAAGCTCAAGTCCGAGCCGTGGGCCTCCCACCTGTCGGATCCTCGCGACCGCTTCACGCTGAGGGAGTACTGCCGGCTGGAAGGCCTGCCGTACGAGCACGGCGTGCCCACTCCCGTCGAGACGTTCGTCGACTACGGCCGCTGGTTCCAGCGGCAGGCCGTTCCGGACCTGCACGAGTGCGACGTGCGGCGGGTCGACCGGGAAGGCCGGGAGTTCGCGCTGGAGCTGGCCGACGGGTCCTCGGTGCGGTCCCGTTCGGTGGTGCTGGCAGCCGGGTTCCTGCCGTTCCCACGGATGCCCGAGGCGCTGGTCGGGCTCACGGCGCCGCAGGTGCTGCACAGCAGCGCGGTGAACGACCTGGCCGCGTACGACGGCAAGCAGGTCACCGTGGTCGGCGGCGGACAGGCCGCGATCGAGATCGCCGTGCTGTTGGACGAGGCGGGCGCGGACGTGACGCTGGTGGCGCGCACGGGCGCGCTGAGGTGGAACAGCCTGCCCGGACCGCTCCCCGCCACGTTGTGGGAGCGCGTCCGCCGCCCGGAATCGGGTCTCGGGCCCGGCTACTACAACAAGGTGTTGTCCGACCTGCAGGTCGTGTTCCGGCGGATGCCGAAGGACTACCGCATGGAGGTCGTCCGCAAGACGCTCGGCCCGGAGGGCTCCTGGTGGATCCGCGACCGCTTCGAGAAGTCCTTCGACGCCGAACACGCCCGCACCGGCACCCGGATCACCGCGGCCCGGCCGCAGGGCGACCGGCTCGTGCTGGAGCTGTCCGGCGGCCGGGAGCTGGAGGTCGACCACGTGATCGCCGCGACCGGCTTCGAGGTGGAGGTCAGGAGGCTGACGGTGCTCGGCGACGAGCTGCGCGGCGCGGTCCGCGGCCTGCGGGGCCCGGACGGCCCGCCGGAGCTCGGCGCGCGCTTCGACTCCTCGGTGCCCGGGCTGCACATGGTCGGGCTGGCGGCGGCCGCGACGTTCGGGCCGTCGATGCGCTTCGTATGCGGGGCGGCGTTCGCGGCCCGTACCGTGGCGCCGCGGCTGCCCCGTTGA
- a CDS encoding MFS transporter, which yields MSTVAAPNPPGRRTTYRDVLGQPQFRLLFATRILGISAETLRITTLSVLIFTASHSPLLSALAFGIGFLPQLPGSMLFGALADRLRPRPLLTVGFLLQCAAAAVLGAVRMPTAAALGLVGAVAVLAPVFGGATSRLAADFLAGDAYVLGRSLLNMASSGAQLVALAVGGVMVAALGTSQALLLAAALNAGCATAVWLRLPDRPAPGSAPSGTQGEGPSDAQDGAPSSVQSRAQGRARGPARGAVMAASWSGAGRLLRDRTVRRLYLAQWLPSGFMAGAEGLIVSYAGQRGFAAGTYGLLMACGPTGMLLGDLVVGRMARPATREALVVPLAVWLGLPLLGLAADPPASVCALLLLASSAGFSYAIGLQRRFLEVLPADNQGQAFGLLSSGMMTLQGIGPVLVGAVAGLAGTGPAMAVAGGATVLTGGWMASWLR from the coding sequence ATCTCCACTGTCGCCGCGCCGAACCCGCCCGGTCGGCGCACGACCTACCGGGACGTGCTCGGCCAACCCCAGTTCCGCCTGCTGTTCGCGACCCGGATCCTGGGTATCAGCGCCGAGACGCTGCGCATCACAACCCTGTCCGTCCTGATCTTCACCGCTTCGCACTCGCCGTTGCTCAGCGCGCTGGCCTTCGGTATCGGCTTCCTGCCGCAGCTGCCCGGGTCGATGCTGTTCGGGGCGCTGGCCGACCGGCTCCGGCCGCGGCCGCTGCTGACCGTCGGCTTCCTGTTGCAGTGCGCCGCGGCGGCGGTGTTGGGAGCGGTGCGGATGCCGACGGCCGCGGCACTCGGACTGGTCGGCGCCGTCGCCGTCCTGGCTCCGGTCTTCGGCGGTGCGACGAGCCGGCTGGCCGCCGACTTCCTGGCCGGCGACGCCTATGTTCTGGGGCGCTCGCTCCTGAACATGGCCTCCTCGGGCGCGCAGTTGGTCGCCCTGGCCGTCGGCGGCGTGATGGTCGCGGCGTTGGGGACAAGCCAGGCGCTGCTGCTGGCCGCCGCGCTGAACGCCGGCTGCGCCACGGCCGTGTGGCTTCGGCTGCCCGACCGGCCGGCCCCGGGCAGCGCGCCTAGTGGTACGCAGGGCGAGGGGCCAAGCGATGCGCAGGATGGCGCGCCTAGCAGTGTGCAGAGCCGTGCGCAGGGCCGTGCGCGAGGCCCGGCTCGGGGCGCGGTGATGGCAGCCAGCTGGTCCGGCGCCGGCCGTCTGTTGCGCGACCGCACGGTGCGCCGTCTGTATCTGGCCCAATGGCTGCCGAGCGGATTCATGGCCGGGGCCGAAGGCCTGATCGTCTCCTACGCCGGCCAGCGGGGCTTCGCCGCCGGAACCTACGGCCTGCTCATGGCCTGCGGACCCACCGGCATGCTGCTCGGCGACCTGGTCGTCGGCCGCATGGCGCGCCCCGCCACGCGGGAGGCGCTGGTGGTTCCCCTGGCCGTGTGGCTGGGGCTGCCGCTGTTGGGTCTTGCAGCCGATCCGCCGGCATCTGTCTGCGCTCTGCTTCTGCTGGCCTCAAGCGCAGGGTTCTCCTACGCGATCGGCTTGCAGCGCCGGTTCCTCGAGGTCCTGCCGGCCGACAACCAGGGCCAGGCGTTCGGCCTGCTCAGCTCCGGAATGATGACGCTGCAAGGGATCGGGCCGGTCCTGGTGGGTGCCGTCGCCGGTCTGGCCGGGACCGGGCCGGCCATGGCCGTGGCCGGGGGAGCCACGGTGCTCACCGGGGGATGGATGGCGAGCTGGCTGCGTTAG
- a CDS encoding TetR/AcrR family transcriptional regulator yields the protein MTGEVTHKAPPLRADARENRDRILDAARTLFAERGLDASMREVARAAEVGPATLYRRFPTKQALIDDVFADELRACRQIVLDGCADPDPWRGFASVVERLSVLNVGNQGFVDAFMAANPHSPAFTEHRADLLHRIRTLATRAKRTGHLRPDFVLDDLGLFLLACRGLSATAPANRPLAARRFAALALDGFRASEANGVLPRRPPLVAEVLRAPRSG from the coding sequence ATGACCGGAGAAGTGACTCACAAGGCGCCCCCGCTTCGGGCCGACGCCCGCGAGAACCGCGACAGGATCCTGGACGCGGCCCGCACGCTGTTCGCCGAGCGCGGCCTCGACGCCTCGATGCGGGAGGTGGCCCGCGCCGCCGAAGTGGGCCCGGCGACCCTCTATCGCCGCTTCCCGACGAAGCAGGCCCTCATCGACGACGTCTTCGCCGACGAACTGCGCGCCTGCCGCCAGATCGTCCTCGACGGATGCGCCGACCCGGATCCGTGGCGCGGCTTCGCCTCGGTCGTGGAGCGGCTCAGCGTGCTGAACGTCGGGAACCAGGGCTTCGTCGACGCCTTCATGGCGGCCAACCCCCACTCCCCCGCGTTCACCGAGCACCGCGCGGACCTCCTGCACCGCATCCGCACCCTCGCCACCCGGGCCAAGCGCACCGGGCACCTGCGGCCGGACTTCGTCCTCGACGACCTGGGCCTGTTCCTGCTGGCCTGCCGCGGCCTGTCGGCCACCGCCCCCGCCAACCGCCCCCTCGCCGCCCGCCGCTTCGCCGCGCTCGCCCTGGACGGTTTCCGAGCGAGCGAGGCGAACGGCGTCCTGCCGCGACGGCCTCCGCTGGTCGCGGAGGTGCTTCGTGCGCCGCGGTCCGGTTAA